A single region of the Syngnathus acus chromosome 6, fSynAcu1.2, whole genome shotgun sequence genome encodes:
- the LOC119123915 gene encoding uncharacterized protein LOC119123915 isoform X1 has protein sequence MADHRGVTFFVALMLLVCFTRTGVKAWYTHTRPTFSTGPVYFTDDPVPNKPLDPTHLELSSPPLIVPPLGQNAKNPGWTNAGQNPGGQNPTRNPGGQIPVRPVSPGQNPVQIPGGQDPFKPVSPGQNPVQIPGGQTSVNPIPPGPNPVIFGGQIPVNPVSPGRNPVEIPGHQNPVDPVSPGQNPVRIPGSQIHVRPVSPGQQPVQIPGGQNPGTYPGGQMPGNKPYIREYQQGQDPGMYPGGQMPENKPHNWESQQGQNPGMYPGGQLPENKPHNWESQQGQNPGMYPGGQMPVKKPHNWESQQGQNPVPNPVGPDPPRILTDQGPVRNDWIHMPGQIPGQNPSWQIPGQNPSWQIPGQNPFRLIPGQNPSGLIPGQNPSGQIPGQNPSGQIPGQNPSGQIPGRNPFRLIPGQNPSGQFPGQNPSGQFPGQNPSGQFPGQNPSGLIPGQNPSGLIPGRNPFRLIPGQNPSGQIPGQNPSGQFPGQNPSGQIPGQNPSGQFPGQNPSGQILGQNPSGQFPGQNPSGQIPGRNPSGQFPGQNPSGQFPGQNPSGQFPGQNPSGQIPGRNPSGQIPGRNPSGQIPGQNPSGQIPGQNPSGQIPGQNPSGGDPVNPQPFPIYYPIKGVFAFDQHQQTKNPTNPEPQHPTPVNICDVYPNTRVPCGPSDISATDCEVLNCCYNEGICYFGKMVTVQCTKDGQFIVVVARHATLPNIDLETISMLGDGPGCTSTDSNSAFAIYQFPVTTCGTVVAEEPGQIIYENRMTSSYEVAMGPMGAITRDSSYDLLFQCRYTTTSIETTSSIVTTVVEVLQLELPPISVSAMGPINVHLRLGKAKCIVKGCNEEDVAYNSYYMESDYPVTRILRDPVYVEVHLMDRTDPNIVLNLGRCWTTTNANPHSVPQWDLIIDGCPNRDDRYRSTLVPVGSHSGVDFPSHYRRFIFQMFTFVDPNSLEPQKEQVYIHCSTSICNAASGFPCEPNCFTRKRRNVKDVGKKLTESRIVVSAGPVQVVGPKE, from the exons ATGGCAGACCACAGGGGTGTTACCTTCTTTGTGGCGTTAATGCTGCTGGTATGTTTTACAAGGACCGGGGTAAAGGCATGGTATACTCATACAAGACCTACGTTTTCAACGGGTCCCGTGTATTTTACTGATGACCCCGTTCCAAACAAACCGTTGGATCCTACACATCTGGAGTTATCTAGTCCTCCTCTCATCGTTCCTCCTCTAGGCCAGAATGCCAAAAATCCTGGATGGACAAATGCTGGTCAAAATCCTGGAGGGCAGAATCCTACGAGAAATCCTGGAGGCCAGATTCCTGTTAGGCCTGTTTCCCCGGGACAGAATCCTGTTCAAATTCCTGGAGGCCAGGATCCTTTCAAGCCTGTTTCCCCGGGACAGAATCCTGTTCAAATTCCTGGAGGCCAGACTTCTGTCAACCCTATTCCCCCGGGACCGAATCCTGTTATTTTTGGAGGCCAGATTCCTGTCAACCCTGTTTCCCCAGGACGGAATCCTGTTGAAATTCCTGGACACCAGAATCCTGTCGACCCTGTTTCTCCGGGACAGAATCCTGTTCGAATTCCGGGAAGCCAGATTCATGTTAGGCCTGTTTCTCCGGGACagcaacctgttcaaattccTGGAGGGCAGAATCCAG GTACATATCCTGGAGGGCAGATGCCTGGAAACAAACCTTACATTCGGGAGTATCAACAAGGGCAGGATCCAGGTATGTATCCTGGAGGGCAGATGCCTGAAAATAAACCTCACAATTGGGAGTCTCAACAAGGGCAGAATCCAGGTATGTATCCTGGAGGGCAGCTGCCTGAAAACAAACCTCACAATTGGGAGTCTCAACAAGGGCAGAATCCAGGTATGTATCCTGGAGGGCAGATGCCTGTAAAGAAACCTCACAATTGGGAGTCTCAACAAGGGCAGAACCCTGTTCCAAATCCTGTTGGACCCGATCCTCCCAGAATTCTTACAGACCAAGGTCCTGTTAGAAATGATTGGATTCATATGCCAGGGCAGATTCCAGGTCAAAATCCTTCATGGCAGATTCCTGGTCAAAATCCTTCATGGCAGATTCCTGGTCAAAATCCTTTCAGGCTGATTCCTGGTCAAAATCCTTCAGG GCTGATTCCTGGTCAAAATCCTTCAGGGCAGATTCCTGGTCAAAATCCTTCAGGGCAGATTCCTGGTCAAAATCCTTCAGGGCAGATTCCTGGTCGAAATCCTTTCAGGCTGATTCCTGGTCAAAATCCTTCAGGGCAGTTTCCTGGTCAAAATCCTTCAGGGCAGTTTCCTGGTCAAAATCCTTCAGGGCAGTTTCCTGGTCAAAATCCTTCAGGGCTGATTCCTGGTCAAAATCCTTCAGGGCTGATTCCTGGTCGAAATCCTTTCAGGCTGATTCCTGGTCAAAATCCTTCAGGGCAGATTCCTGGTCAAAATCCTTCAGGGCAGTTTCCTGGTCAAAATCCTTCAGGGCAGATTCCTGGTCAAAATCCTTCAGGGCAGTTTCCTGGTCAAAATCCTTCGGGGCAGATTCTTGGTCAAAATCCTTCAGGGCAGTTTCCTGGTCAAAATCCTTCAGGGCAGATTCCTGGTCGAAATCCTTCAGGGCAGTTTCCTGGTCAAAATCCTTCAGGGCAGTTTCCTGGTCAAAATCCTTCAGGGCAGTTTCCTGGTCAAAATCCTTCAGGGCAGATTCCTGGTCGAAATCCTTCAGGGCAGATTCCTGGTCGAAATCCTTCAGGGCAGATTCCTGGTCAAAATCCTTCAGGGCAGATTCCTGGTCAAAATCCTTCAGGGCAGATTCCTGGTCAAAATCCTTCAGGGGGAGATCCTGTTAATCCTCAACCTTTCCCAATTTATTACCCTATAAAGGGTGTTTTCGCTTTTGACCAACACCAACAAACGAAGAACCCCACGAACCCCGAACCCCAGCACCCTACACCTGTCAATATCTGCGATGTGTATCCTAATACTCGAGTCCCATGCGGACCTTCAGATATCTCTGCGACGGATTGTGAAGTTCTTAACTGCTGCTATAACGAAGGCATTTGCTACTTTGGGAAGATGG TGACTGTCCAATGCACCAAGGATGGTCAGTTTATTGTGGTCGTGGCCAGACATGCCACTTTACCCAACATCGACCTTGAAACCATCTCAATGTTGGGAGATGGTCCTGGCTGCACCAGTACTGACTCAAATTCTGCCTTTGCCATCTACCAGTTTCCCGTGACCACTTGTGGCACTGTTGTGGCT GAGGAGCCTGGTCAGATAATCTATGAGAATAGGATGACCTCATCATATGAAGTGGCAATGGGACCTATGGGTGCCATAACCAGGGACAGTAGCTATGA TTTACTCTTCCAGTGTCGATACACGACTACTTCAATCGAGACTACTTCCTCTATTGTAACTACGGTTGTGGAAGTTCTACAATTAGAGCTGCCTCCTATATCAGTGTCTGCTATGGGTCCCATCAACGTGCATCTGAGGTTGGGTAAAGCAAAATGCATCGTGAAGGGTTGTAATGAAG AGGACGTGGCCTACAACTCGTACTATATGGAGTCGGACTATCCTGTGACCAGAATCTTGAGGGATCCTGTGTATGTGGAGGTTCATCTCATGGATAGGACTGACCCCAACATTGTCCTTAACCTTGGGCGCTGTTGGACCACCACTAATGCAAATCCTCACAGCGTGCCTCAGTGGGACCTTATCATTGATGG GTGTCCTAACAGGGACGATCGCTACAGGTCCACTCTGGTTCCAGTTGGTTCCCACTCTGGTGTGGACTTCCCAAGTCATTACAGGCgtttcattttccaaatgtttaCCTTTGTGGACCCCAACTCACTAGAGCCCCAAAAGGAACAA GTGTACATTCACTGCAGTACATCGATCTGCAACGCTGCATCTGGCTTCCCTTGTGAGCCAAATTGCTTCACTCGAAAAA GGAGAAACGTGAAAGATGTGGGCAAGAAGCTGACAGAATCAAGGATTGTGGTCTCCGCTGGACCTGTGCAGGTGGTTGGCCCCAAAGAGTAA
- the LOC119123915 gene encoding glutenin, high molecular weight subunit DX5-like isoform X5 translates to MADHRGVTFFVALMLLVCFTRTGVKAWYTHTRPTFSTGPVYFTDDPVPNKPLDPTHLELSSPPLIVPPLGQNAKNPGWTNAGQNPGGQNPTRNPGGQIPVRPVSPGQNPVQIPGGQDPFKPVSPGQNPVQIPGGQTSVNPIPPGPNPVIFGGQIPVNPVSPGRNPVEIPGHQNPVDPVSPGQNPVRIPGSQIHVRPVSPGQQPVQIPGGQNPGTYPGGQMPGNKPYIREYQQGQDPGMYPGGQMPENKPHNWESQQGQNPGMYPGGQLPENKPHNWESQQGQNPGMYPGGQMPVKKPHNWESQQGQNPVPNPVGPDPPRILTDQGPVRNDWIHMPGQIPGQNPSWQIPGQNPSWQIPGQNPFRLIPGQNPSGLIPGQNPSGQIPGQNPSGQIPGQNPSGQIPGRNPFRLIPGQNPSGQFPGQNPSGQFPGQNPSGQFPGQNPSGLIPGQNPSGLIPGRNPFRLIPGQNPSGQIPGQNPSGQFPGQNPSGQIPGQNPSGQFPGQNPSGQILGQNPSGQFPGQNPSGQIPGRNPSGQFPGQNPSGQFPGQNPSGQFPGQNPSGQIPGRNPSGQIPGRNPSGQIPGQNPSGQIPGQNPSGQIPGQNPSGGDPVNPQPFPIYYPIKGVFAFDQHQQTKNPTNPEPQHPTPVNICDVYPNTRVPCGPSDISATDCEVLNCCYNEGICYFGKMVTVQCTKDGQFIVVVARHATLPNIDLETISMLGDGPGCTSTDSNSAFAIYQFPVTTCGTVVAVRSEFSNHEKNNTQVQFTLPVSIHDYFNRDYFLYCNYGCGSSTIRAASYISVCYGSHQRASEVG, encoded by the exons ATGGCAGACCACAGGGGTGTTACCTTCTTTGTGGCGTTAATGCTGCTGGTATGTTTTACAAGGACCGGGGTAAAGGCATGGTATACTCATACAAGACCTACGTTTTCAACGGGTCCCGTGTATTTTACTGATGACCCCGTTCCAAACAAACCGTTGGATCCTACACATCTGGAGTTATCTAGTCCTCCTCTCATCGTTCCTCCTCTAGGCCAGAATGCCAAAAATCCTGGATGGACAAATGCTGGTCAAAATCCTGGAGGGCAGAATCCTACGAGAAATCCTGGAGGCCAGATTCCTGTTAGGCCTGTTTCCCCGGGACAGAATCCTGTTCAAATTCCTGGAGGCCAGGATCCTTTCAAGCCTGTTTCCCCGGGACAGAATCCTGTTCAAATTCCTGGAGGCCAGACTTCTGTCAACCCTATTCCCCCGGGACCGAATCCTGTTATTTTTGGAGGCCAGATTCCTGTCAACCCTGTTTCCCCAGGACGGAATCCTGTTGAAATTCCTGGACACCAGAATCCTGTCGACCCTGTTTCTCCGGGACAGAATCCTGTTCGAATTCCGGGAAGCCAGATTCATGTTAGGCCTGTTTCTCCGGGACagcaacctgttcaaattccTGGAGGGCAGAATCCAG GTACATATCCTGGAGGGCAGATGCCTGGAAACAAACCTTACATTCGGGAGTATCAACAAGGGCAGGATCCAGGTATGTATCCTGGAGGGCAGATGCCTGAAAATAAACCTCACAATTGGGAGTCTCAACAAGGGCAGAATCCAGGTATGTATCCTGGAGGGCAGCTGCCTGAAAACAAACCTCACAATTGGGAGTCTCAACAAGGGCAGAATCCAGGTATGTATCCTGGAGGGCAGATGCCTGTAAAGAAACCTCACAATTGGGAGTCTCAACAAGGGCAGAACCCTGTTCCAAATCCTGTTGGACCCGATCCTCCCAGAATTCTTACAGACCAAGGTCCTGTTAGAAATGATTGGATTCATATGCCAGGGCAGATTCCAGGTCAAAATCCTTCATGGCAGATTCCTGGTCAAAATCCTTCATGGCAGATTCCTGGTCAAAATCCTTTCAGGCTGATTCCTGGTCAAAATCCTTCAGG GCTGATTCCTGGTCAAAATCCTTCAGGGCAGATTCCTGGTCAAAATCCTTCAGGGCAGATTCCTGGTCAAAATCCTTCAGGGCAGATTCCTGGTCGAAATCCTTTCAGGCTGATTCCTGGTCAAAATCCTTCAGGGCAGTTTCCTGGTCAAAATCCTTCAGGGCAGTTTCCTGGTCAAAATCCTTCAGGGCAGTTTCCTGGTCAAAATCCTTCAGGGCTGATTCCTGGTCAAAATCCTTCAGGGCTGATTCCTGGTCGAAATCCTTTCAGGCTGATTCCTGGTCAAAATCCTTCAGGGCAGATTCCTGGTCAAAATCCTTCAGGGCAGTTTCCTGGTCAAAATCCTTCAGGGCAGATTCCTGGTCAAAATCCTTCAGGGCAGTTTCCTGGTCAAAATCCTTCGGGGCAGATTCTTGGTCAAAATCCTTCAGGGCAGTTTCCTGGTCAAAATCCTTCAGGGCAGATTCCTGGTCGAAATCCTTCAGGGCAGTTTCCTGGTCAAAATCCTTCAGGGCAGTTTCCTGGTCAAAATCCTTCAGGGCAGTTTCCTGGTCAAAATCCTTCAGGGCAGATTCCTGGTCGAAATCCTTCAGGGCAGATTCCTGGTCGAAATCCTTCAGGGCAGATTCCTGGTCAAAATCCTTCAGGGCAGATTCCTGGTCAAAATCCTTCAGGGCAGATTCCTGGTCAAAATCCTTCAGGGGGAGATCCTGTTAATCCTCAACCTTTCCCAATTTATTACCCTATAAAGGGTGTTTTCGCTTTTGACCAACACCAACAAACGAAGAACCCCACGAACCCCGAACCCCAGCACCCTACACCTGTCAATATCTGCGATGTGTATCCTAATACTCGAGTCCCATGCGGACCTTCAGATATCTCTGCGACGGATTGTGAAGTTCTTAACTGCTGCTATAACGAAGGCATTTGCTACTTTGGGAAGATGG TGACTGTCCAATGCACCAAGGATGGTCAGTTTATTGTGGTCGTGGCCAGACATGCCACTTTACCCAACATCGACCTTGAAACCATCTCAATGTTGGGAGATGGTCCTGGCTGCACCAGTACTGACTCAAATTCTGCCTTTGCCATCTACCAGTTTCCCGTGACCACTTGTGGCACTGTTGTGGCTGTAAGATCCGAATTTTCAAACcacgaaaaaaataatactcaAGTCCAG TTTACTCTTCCAGTGTCGATACACGACTACTTCAATCGAGACTACTTCCTCTATTGTAACTACGGTTGTGGAAGTTCTACAATTAGAGCTGCCTCCTATATCAGTGTCTGCTATGGGTCCCATCAACGTGCATCTGAGGTTGGGTAA